In Aspergillus luchuensis IFO 4308 DNA, chromosome 1, nearly complete sequence, the following are encoded in one genomic region:
- the pmr1 gene encoding Ca(2+)/Mn(2+)-transporting P-type ATPase PMR1 (COG:P;~EggNog:ENOG410PIJI;~InterPro:IPR006068,IPR018303,IPR023298,IPR023299, IPR001757,IPR004014,IPR036412,IPR008250;~PFAM:PF00689,PF13246,PF00122,PF00690,PF00702;~TransMembrane:8 (i95-113o119-135i349-368o374-403i902-922o942-962i983-1003o1015-1034i);~go_component: GO:0016021 - integral component of membrane [Evidence IEA];~go_function: GO:0000166 - nucleotide binding [Evidence IEA]) — protein MSRSATPALPFHNAQIPDSRPRSTTPADVRSSTSPSTSTSTYSLLDPQETAERLQTSLVHGLNPAEAEVRLAQEGPNELPHEEPEPIWLRFLKQFKETLILLLLASAAISFFMGNYDDAVSITLAVTIVVTVGFVQEYRSEKSLEALSRLVPHHAHLIRDVPLNGPPVAGTIPPAPGAEMELQELRSKSPSISTAVKASTTVPATELVPGDLVLFTVGDRIPADIRITAATDLSIDESNLTGENEPVVKYPDAIRSPKHLPSHSPKIVSPPRSPFYDAPASGAVGADIRLNEQHNIAFMGTLVRSGYGQGIVIGTGAKTEFGSISASLQEIESPRTPLQLSMDRLGQELSYISFGVIGLIVLIGLIQGRKLLEMFTIGVSLAVAAIPEGLPIIVTVTLALGVLRMAKRGAIMRRLPSVETLGSVNVVCSDKTGTLTLNHMTVTKMWHFDCPEPFEVHNDISSLTPGPAARTVLRIGNIANNARLSRVHANSPASASSAAVLSSTDDRASGSIRSRWVGQPTDVAILDLLDTFGEDDVRERISARVAETPFSSERKWMGVIIGNGTSGDNVAYIKGALEQVLTRCDTYLTKDGREVILDEPRRQSIRHAAEHMAAEGLRVLAFASGAVRDTSRGRAFGSRSGTPVSKSSQSDDDDRYNGLVFAGLVGMNDPPRKDVHKSIRRLMAGGVRVIMITGDAETTAVAIAKKLGMPVSDAPGSRPVMNGHEIDRMSTQELAQAISSTSVFARTSPDHKMKIVRALQSRGDVVAMTGDGVNDAPALKKADIGISMGKLGTDVAKEAADMILTDDDFSTILRAIEQGKGIFYNIQNFITFQLSTSVAALSLVLLSTTLGFKNPLNAMQILWINILMDGPPAQSLGVEPVDPSIMNRPPRPRNARVLTRPLVQRVLTSAMMIMLGTLAIYIHEMGDADDTANPGVHSRVVTAHDTTMTFTCFVLFDMFNALTCRSEGKSVLRGEISLFGNKMFNYAVLGSLAGQACVIYLPFLQRIFQTEPLGFGHLFRLVCISSTVFWVDEARKYYMALKRRGTVGVGYSVNV, from the exons ATGTCAAGGTCCGCAACGCCCGCGCTCCCTTTCCATAATGCCCAGATCCCCGATTCGAGACCGAGGTCGACAACCCCGGCGGACGTGCGCTCCAGTACTTCCCCTTCT ACGTCTACCTCGACATATTCGCTCTTAGATCCTCAAGAGACCGCAGAGCGCTTACAGACCTCCCTCGTCCATGGCCTCAATCCCGCCGAGGCCGAGGTGCGCCTGGCACAAGAGGGCCCCAACGAACTCCCGCACGAAGAACCGGAGCCCATATGGCTCCGCTTTCTCAAGCAATTTAAGGAGACGttgatcctcctccttttgGCCTCCGCTGCGATCTCCTTTTTCATGGGAAACTACGATGATGCAGTCAGCATTACCCTCGCCGTCACAATTGTGGTCACCGTCGGATTCGTTCAGGAATATCGGTCGGAAAAGTCTCTGGAGGCACTGAGTCGTCTGGTGCCGCACCATGCGCATCTGATTCGCGATGTTCCCTTGAATGGCCCTCCAGTGGCCGGCACCATCCCGCCGGCTCCTGGTGCGGAGATGGAGTTGCAGGAGCTGCGAAGCAAGAGCCCGTCCATCTCCACTGCCGTCAAGGCCTCGACTACCGTGCCCGCCACGGAACTCGTGCCAGGTGACCTGGTCCTCTTCACCGTCGGAGACCGCATTCCGGCAGACATCAGGATCACTGCCGCCACGGATCTCTCCATCGATGAGTCCAACTTGACAGGCGAAAACGAACCGGTTGTCAAGTACCCCGATGCCATCCGCAGCCCGAAGCACCTTCCTTCGCACTCCCCTAAAATTGTGAGCCCGCCTCGATCGCCATTCTACGACGCCCCGGCCAGTGGCGCCGTGGGAGCCGACATCCGCTTGAATGAACAACACAACATCGCTTTCATGGGTACGCTGGTTCGGTCGGGATACGGACAGGGAATTGTGATTGGAACCGGTGCGAAGACGGAGTTTGGAAGCATTTCCGCCTCCCTCCAGGAAATTGAAAGCCCGCGGACGCCTCTCCAGCTGTCAATGGACCGTTTGGGCCAGGAGTTGAGTTACATCTCGTTTGGTGTCATCGGACTGATTGTTCTCATTGGCTTGATCCAGGGTCGCAAGCTCCTCGAGATGTTCACCATTGGTGTTTCGCTCGCGGTGGCTGCGATTCCAGAAGGCCTCCCTATTATCGTTACCGTGACGCTGGCTCTGGGAGTGCTGCGCATGGCCAAGCGAGGAGCTATCATGCGCCGGCTGCCGAGTGTCGAAACGCTGGGCTCCGTAAACGTCGTTTGCAGTGACAAGACCGGTACTCTGACTCTGAACCACATGACAGTTACCAAAATGTGGCACTTTGACTGCCCCGAGCCTTTTGAGGTCCATAATGATATTTCCTCCTTGACCCCCGGGCCTGCAGCGCGGACCGTTCTACGAATCGGCAACATTGCCAACAATGCCAGACTATCTCGCGTGCATGCCAACTCTCCGGCTAGCGCCTCTTCTGCCGCGGTCTTGTCCTCCACGGACGACAGGGCTTCTGGAAGTATCCGTAGCAGATGGGTTGGCCAGCCTACTGACGTGGCTATCTTGGACTTGCTGGATACATTCGGCGAGGACGATGTGCGTGAGCGTATCAGCGCCCGTGTCGCGGAAACTCCGTTCAGTTCTGAGCGCAAATGGATGGGTGTGATCATTGGCAACGGTACCTCCGGTGACAATGTGGCCTATATCAAGGGAGCCCTCGAGCAGGTATTGACCCGGTGCGATACTTACTTGACCAAGGATGGCCGTGAGGTTATCCTGGATGAACCACGGCGCCAGTCGATAAGGCACGCAGCTGAGCACATGGCGGCAGAGGGCTTGCGGGTCTTGGCCTTTGCCAGTGGAGCAGTTAGGGATACTTCGAGAGGAAGAGCGTTTGGCAGTAGATCGGGTACGCCCGTGTCCAAGTCCAGCCAgagtgatgacgatgaccgGTACAATGGACTAGTCTTTGCAGGCTTGGTGGGCATGAACGACCCTCCGCGCAAGGACGTTCACAAGTCCATCCGGCGTCTCATGGCTGGAGGAGTGCGGGTCATCATGATCACGGGAGATGCGGAGACGACCGCTGTTGCCATCGCGAAGAAACTAGGAATGCCGGTCAGTGACGCTCCTGGATCACGGCCCGTCATGAATGGGCATGAGATCGATCGGATGAGCACACAGGAGCTCGCGCAAGCCATATCCTCGACCTCGGTCTTTGCGCGCACCAGCCCGGACCATAAAATGAAGATTGTGCGTGCTTTGCAATCTCGCGGCGATGTAGTGGCTATGACCGGCGATGGCGTGAACGACGCCCCGGCACTCAAGAAGGCGGACATTGGTATATCGATGGGCAAGCTGGGCACTGATGTTGCCAAGGAGGCAGCGGATATGATCTTGACAGACGACGACTTTTCGACCATCTTGCGTGCCATCGAGCAGGGCAAGGGCATCTTCTACAATATCCAGAATTTCATTACCTTTCAGCTCAGTACCAGTGTTGCGGCACTGAGTCTTGTGTTGCTGAGCACCACCTTAGGCTTCAAGAATCCGTTGAACGCCATGCAAATCCTGTGGATCA ATATTCTCATGGATGGTCCCCCGGCACAGTCACTGGGCGTGGAACCCGTTGACCCGTCCATCATGAATCGGCCACCCCGACCCCGGAATGCCCGTGTACTCACGAGGCCACTCGTCCAGCGGGTGCTCACCTCcgcgatgatgatcatgcTCGGCACTCTGGCCATCTATATTCACGAAATGGGCGATGCCGATGACACCGCCAACCCCGGCGTACACTCCCGCGTGGTAACAGCCCACGACACCACGATGACCTTTACATGCTTTGTGCTGTTCGACATGTTCAACGCATTGACCTGCCGCAGTGAGGGCAAGTCGGTGCTCCGTGGCGAAATTTCTCTCTTTGGAAACAAGATGTTCAACTACGCCGTTCTGGGCTCGCTCGCGGGACAGGCGTGTGTGATTTACCTTCCCTTCTTGCAGCGCATCTTCCAGACGGAGCCTTTGGGCTTTGGACATTTGTTCCGGCTGGTGTGTATTTCGAGTACCGTATTTTGGGTCGATGAGGCCCGCAAGTATTATATGGCGTTGAAACGACGGGGCACGGTGGGGGTGGGATACAGTGTCAATGTTTAA